attaattcagcaagggtggtctctaaaatccgtcgcaaagcactattcacagcaaacaccaaaactgaaacaggggaagcgctgaaTAGCAACAAAACACACactctaaacaaaataacaaggtactaaacaacactaacacaatactaaaacaacactaacacaagaATTAAACACGAACAcaagaattaaacactaacatgacactagctattatgaactttggacactgctccccaacaacggcgccaaatttgatcgaggccgtacctgaatcaaataaacattaaaatgtagtaactaggaagtgatcctagtcgtttcccaacgagcaatgatcaaccaaatgttcataacagatagtaggaaatagtaacaaattgagggggggtgtttgcttttgtagattaaatagcgagtaaaattgaattagaaaaatatcaaaattaaaatatgttgcttccccttgattcacaagcaagtctcttatcctaggttacgagaatttatcctttatcagtttaaccacttaatccaaccctaaattaaattaataagtgaaatttaacataaggcattcattatgtgattaagcaacacatacaccaattactcataaacgatcattaagcatgaacgtaaattaagcgcagagaaaattaatcaagcactaagcatgcatgaattaatagcaacaaattcagagtaattagtgaagaggaaaaactgaacagaatttaacagtaataaaagaacctcaaagagaactgcgcttgatcctcaagagaaagcaacgctggggacttagccttctattaatcaatagataacgaacttataaattgaagaacgaaattttattgctaatggaattgcaaaacgaaaaaatgtcccaaagaaaaaccaaaaacttaaaaaaacaaaaataggggagagagaagagagaggctaaactagaaccttggtgctgttatatagttttccagccccaaagcttacaaatctgttttaaatccaagcccataaataaaatcaaatcaaatctagataagataagataagataagatctagatgaaataatatctagataagatcaaatctaaataatatctagataagataagataagatctaattttgtagaataaaatagtctgtccTCTTCaaattcaagcccaatgcttcattaattcctgaaattagattaaaaacatcaaattagctgaatgggcccaaataataaaactgcctaattaatttgataattaaaattaatcagtacttaaaatggtgcaaaaagggttaagaaataggagaaaataatggcacatcaaggcctcacagggttcctttgtcgcccatggacgtcaggatgtattggctgctgccattgggcgactAGAACACCTTGGTCATGTGCGTATTGCTGGAGCTAGTGTCacgatcaagcaatactttggaccaGCTCCAAGGACCTCCCGCACATCTTCGTCCATGGCTCCCGAAGACCTGGAGTAGTTGACGCAAAAAATCAGGGGCCAATTGGAGGAgtcaatcacagaaaaagtgactcgacaaCTAATGTTATCCTTCAACCAGAAGCAGTCTCAGTTTCAAtcgcagatgcaatcacagggactcacactacctcctgagcctgaggttggtccttcaGCTGCTCGTGCCAgtacaaaggagagttgtgttgatccctcagggaacgaTCCAAACACaggtgactcagacaaatgcaGGTTGTACGTTGAAGAAAACCCTCCAGGCCTAGTTTCcctaggaagactttatgaggggTCCACAACCATTCACTATATTCCTTTGCCCcatgatcaagtcaaggttggtgttgaggagttAGAGATGAAAATGCTCCCATTCCTATACCCACTGAAGAGGTTAAGTTAAtggggcagacacttaacaccttccttacTTGGCCAACACATCTTGTCAAGCATTTATCAGAACAATTATTTCAATgacattaaattatgttaattaactgtGTTGGATAAACAGGGAGCTGTGGGACCGGCCAAACTAACAAATAGGCCAGATCATGAtgtcgatgatcccctatatctgatGATATTGACCATCCCACATCTTTTTTTGAAGTCGTTGCAGGTTATGCGGGATGCTACCATGTTTGGGGTGTTTAATGAgaacttccccttgtacataaagcatgaagatctgtcAAAAATAgtacacggtggtcaatgtctccgCATCTttgttatacagttgtggatttcGTAAGTCAgtttacattattgtttattatctaacttattgttttaaattcatacataactTACTTTATGTTAACAAtaataggcatatgactgagacaagtatgcgagcggggaatgtcgatatgtatggattcctcgagccacagtccatctAGAGATCtaggcaatcacaatttgaattagaaagttACATTAAGAACTGGATGCAGAATTCAAAATGGaatgtgtacctaggagcctacttgaatgggtaagttaaactgaacaaatgaatttaaataatgtataatagtataataacctATATTGGTCTCCATTGCACTGCACATTGGCAAATAGTCATCATTTTGCTTAAGGAAAATGTTATCATCtgattttgttcattgcataataggctagacaactacctcaaaggaataattaacaggtcaatgttatttttcaatacatttgcattagcattagttgggaacatcaatattttaattgtacaataaaaattcatgtttctattcaacagtgctttgaaagaacttgacgatactccagaaagtaaatccaaggctactgctaggtggattgttgttaaagtaattcatttaaacaatgcttctagttatattttagtactgtgtagactaatttgtacttaaagttgaatatttaaatttcataatatatttagtgtaatagacaaaaaggaagcacaaaGTGTGagtattacgtcatgcactagatgtcaactataatcttaggaagttgCAACAATAATTGGGACAtagtaattgtttaattcaaacaaatttcatttagttatgattgatattatattattaacttatactttattatatcatgcaatattttaatgatgctagaccattggaaccagagagattaaaggcgcttcgcatccagtgggcaaagtattatttgaaagttaaaaatgaaacctaggctgtttaggcaattttgtaattgtagtttatttacttcacattttttttttacaattcatgtctccttaacattaaatattcttttaattcatagtaattaataaattttttatgaaatttctgaaaaaaaaaactatttcaaaacataatgaaaattatatgttatatGGTCTGCTTTAAAAATTTGTAGGTTAATTTTAGGATTATTGAAAAAACAGATACCATATTAAAAAAAGCTTCCTAAAAACAACCCGATGTTGTAagttattttaacatcggttttgtaaacaACCGGTGTTAAAATTCattaacaacatcgattttggtaaaaactgatgttgctGATAATAAACAACATTAGTTCTTACCAAAAATGAATGTTTGTTATAaacaaacaacatcgatttttaccaAAACATTGGTAATCTGATATGCAACATTGTTGTTTTCAAGtccaaaacatcattaaaatcTTAAAGATCACTTGAAACATGATATTGGTATGCATATTCCAAATAAACCATATAATTATGGGTCAAAGTATGATGAACAAGACAaagtctttttcttcttataattGAGATTTAGTAATCTGATAtgctatttattatatatttactagATTCATTTGTATTTAATAGGAGGAAAAAttgaaaggaggaaagatggcattatttacttcatttttttacGTACGCATATTGGTAGGGttccatttttttatcattttcaattgaataatgacaaaaaaaaattctttcttttttaatatttttagcatCACAACGAAtcgaagaaaataaatatattctaattaaacaAGTAGGATACAGGCACAATAAAgtatattattctaaaatagatTATACGTCCTTTTCATTATTCCTCTATTCTTTTCATTTCAATCAAGCATAATCTCAAGGACAAACGGCCGAGCCTTAGCACAAGTTTGGTTTGATATATTGAGAGGAATTATTAACTAGAATCAAATGCTAATTAGCACAGTTTGTTCTGTTgcattgatgaaaaaaaaatacctttttccataaaaaaaaaattccgatTATGGACCAATTATGAGAAATATTTATTCCCATTAAGCTCCGTTACTTTTCTTTTCATCTCATTACATTCACAGGAACCATACTGGTTCCGATCGAACAATACGATGAGAAAGAGTTTGGTGCAAAATTAACGGTGCAACCGTCAACCTATTTAGTTGAGCTACAAGTAGTAACTACTGCAAATGCTAGTACAATGCCAACCCATTTTAACCTTTTTTGAGTTGACTCTGCAGCTTTATAAATCCCTTCCAGGCTTTTCGCCAATATACTTACTACACATTGGAACAGAGAAAAGAAGACTTTTAACTGTTTACTCAGTACtgtcaattaaaagaaaaaaataaagtactCGTATGATCGTATGTCAGAATAAATGATAGACGCTAGGTTGAAAAAGGGTTGCCATAGTAACAATTATTACCATATAAAAACTATAGCAAGACAACTCGAAAGGTTACTTCTTCACTTTTGCTATAGGAACCACGCTGTTTGGGTGAAAGTAAATTTAATCCCATTTAATTGCGGAAGATCATATATATGAATAAAGGATAAGGGACCACTTTCTGTGCAATTATAATTAACATCTTATCTTCTTATCTGCTGTCCTTTTTACATTATACattacttcaattttatttttttctctctcccttcCGTTTTCTCTGTtttattgtaaataaataattcaatccTGTTAGGTTTTTTCCTCCTGTTTTCAAAACAAAGGATATTTTGTCTCCTTCTTTCTAGTGGGTCCCAGCAACAGAGAAGctaagatttatattttaatttatcctcCTAGTATTATTAGAAGGTGCGCTCTAGCTTCTGTACAAATAATAATTTGGTTTGCGTCATATACAACAAATTCCTCCTAAACTGTTTCCCATATAACGATTTAATTTTGATGCATTAACAATAGTGTAAGATATTGTTCATTATCATATATTGTGGTTTCTAACATGCCGAAAATGATAATGTCTTTTTACAATAAACTATTGATTGGTttatcataacaaaaaaaaaaaaattgcacatttCCATATTGCTATATGCATGCGTGTGTGCCTTTGGAACAAAGAAGATTCAGGGAGAAACATGGTGCGTTCAGATTGTACTTGAACTGACGAACTATTTATGCTAAAAAGAACACAAAATTTATTGACTTTCACACGTTTATGTAAGCGAAAAAGCTACTAAAAATGCAAAAGCTGATTACCATTATTTTGGAATTCCGAAAGGACTGCCAAAAACAGTTAGCAGTACAAGCAATATTaatagcattttttttcattttctgtaaaaatattaaaataaaatgtcattatcaaattatacaatctatattttattttaattgaaattcactGGAGatctaaaagaatatttttttcaaaccaCCAAATTTCATGAATCAATTGCCATAAGTTATtctaacttaataaaaaaaatatggagtTTGAATTCTAAATTTGTAGGTGTATCAAatattctgaattttttttataaccaatGATAATCCTATGAAACTCaagtcttaaaaaatatttgtgatcatatgaaaagattattttatcaaaCCTGAActgtaaatatttgtgtttcaTATTTTACAacgtattttttctttttctccttttcttacCAAGTCTAAACAGATGCATGTAGGCTCGCTCAGCTGCAGTAAATGTTGAGTGCAGATTAGTAGGAGGGTCCGCAATTATGCCTCACCGCTAGCTCCCAATCTACCTCGAAAAGCGTTCCATGGAGCAGTGACTAGTTGCATAGCATAATTCGTCAGGATCTAACTCATTTAGTAACTTTCACATTTTCAAATTCTTAAGTGACATGTGAAATTAATATCTTAGAATCTAACTCCTTATCGTTTAATATGTATTGAAAACGATGGGTGGATATAATGTccaattagtgaaaaaaaaaatagaagagagaaaaattcggcaatagataatataattagataagaaaagaaaaatattgagaaaTAACGAATATTAATAAAGTATGATATATAAAAGTGTTTACATATTAATTACGTCATATGTGTTACGGCTATTACcgtgaattattattatttttcacatgtATGTGAGGTGATAATTTAATGGAATataacaagacaaatttgttAATTGTTTTACAGATTATTTTCCATCTTGTCGGCCAGAAAATGTTACCTCGAGATATATactattaaagaaaaatgtttctctTAACAAACTCAAGATTAGAGTCACTTCTCCActgtaaaatttatttcaactaaaatcaattttgagaaaaatatttatatctaaatgcttttattttatcttaaagatacattgatattaatatttaatataaacttttgattaacaaaaaaaagttagttaaaaAAGAGTGATAATATTTCACACCCActtaatttcaaaatcaatttctcaatatataataaaacatgtaaatatttatctaaataaaattaaacactaacttgattgataatttttttttcctataacaCAAGTATTGTTCATTAGACAATCCTATTTGAATAAGATAATATCATTATGGGtggtaaaaaaatttctttaagagtttaaatatttaatatagttatatatctaaaaatataattaacacttTTAATTATGTTGAAGTAATACCATACAGTTGATCTATGTATTTGATGATCCTTAATCTAGAAATTTGATATTTGGAGAGGaaactatataaaaatttatcgtctattatcttttttttttttttctatttggtaCTCGTTTtgtccttttcatttcttttttgctAAGTATATGAAGCCAGGCCCACTGTACTCTTATCTTGATCTCTGCCTTTGCGGCCCTTTCCGACGGTGACGTAGGTAAGCCTCAAGGCTTGCATTGCAGTGGTGGATTGATTTATCTCCCAGTGTTGCTCTGACATATGTCATGTGACTGTGGGGGCTACCTTGGGGGCTTTATCAAAGCAAAACTAGTAAAATTTCAAGGCAACAAAGCAATGTTGCAAAGAAAGAACTTTCAGTCAAAAAGGATGATATCACATTGGCACACACAATGCAAGCTTAATTTCAAACCTGATTCATGCACCAGCATTTCAACCAATCCTTTCTACCCCAGTTCCACCGCTATGTGGTCCCTCTTTATTCTCAACCCTTGATCTTAAATGCCTCTACCTTTGACCTCACCCCCTTCTTCACACATCAATGGAGCAACACTAACCTTCCCTTAAGACAAACCCCACACATCATGGGCGGTTCCCATCGGtgataataattaacaaaattgtaAATTCAATCATCATAAATCAATGAGAGGTACATGTGTATGTGTAGATGAATTAGTAtaaagttgttttattttttagtgattttgaatttgagttttaacTATATGTAATTACATCATCTcaaatttgagttttaaatcatagctttagaaaatattttgtgaTCGTAATTTCAACTGCAACCTCAAGATTTTTAAAGTGATTGCAATGGAAATTTATCCACAATTACAACTGTGTTagctatatttattttcaatttcttataatataaaaaatacaacgaagagactatatataatataaattttgtattaaatataaaattgtctTCAATATTTAGACAAAGACTTTAGTTTTATCACTTATACCTCACTCCCCACAAAGaatacatttaattttgtaaaaaaaaaaagtcacaattAAATGAGAGAGCTTAGTAGATTTTCTTCAAGTTtccaaagataaaatattactaACAAGTCACAAGTTGCTATAAAAAGGGCTTCCACTTACAGTGATCTGCTggatattgttgttgttgttggtcggTTCAGAGATAAATAACAATCTCtctcttctatcttcttctgcaCCTTCTGCACTCTCATTTCCActattttattctttctctCATACCCGTCATCATCTCTCTCTGGTACAAACCCTACTTCCACACCCCGTTCCCTGAGCCCTCCCATACTCTGCATCCTCTCTTTTCTCACCTTCCCCATTCTTCTCCTCTCTTTCATGGATGTGGACATAGTGAAAACttccagcaacaacaacaacatggaCGTGATGGCAATGATGATGCAAATGGAAAAGTTCCCTGAATTATTCTGCGACCCTTTTTATACCACCTCTTACCAAGAAACCGATTTGTTATCAAGTGGAAGTTCCTCAACAACCAGTGCTTCCACCCTATTCAACAACAACAGCATTGTAACAACAACTCCACCACCGACGACGACTCTCGTCGATCCAACTCCGTCAAATGTTGTCCAATTTTCCAAAATCGATGACCTTTtccaacaccaacaccaacaacaACCTATGTCACAGTCCCTTCAACCCTACCCTTCCGAGAAGAAGAACTCGATGGCGGCGATGAGGGAGATGATATTCCGAATAGCGGTTATGCAGCCCGTTCACATCGATCCTGAATCCATAAAGCCACCCAAGAGAAGGAACGTGAAGATCTCCAAGGATCCGCAGAGCGTGGCGGCGCGGCACAGAAGAGAAAGGATAAGCGAGAGAATAAGGATTCTTCAGAGATTGGTCCCTGGCGGCACCAAGATGGACACTGCTTCTATGTTGGACGAGGCCATTCACTACGTCAAGTTCTTGAAGAAACAGGTGCAGACGCTGGAGCAAGCAGGGGCAAATACGTCACCACACAGTAATACTAATAGTCCCAATAATCACGTTGTTGGTGCTGCTGGTTTTCCGCTAGGGATGTCTTCTAACTACTCCAATAATAGTAGTGTTAATTATTCTTCTTTGTTGATGAAGGGTGGTTGCCAACCTTGTCAAATGTTCGGTTCCACTTCTAAACAATTGCTCAGCTAATAGTTGTTAGGGGAAGTTTGAGAGGGAATTTGCTTGTTTTTGTGATGAGAAAGCAATGGGTTGTGTAGTGTTGATCAATTGGTGTATGCATGGGTTTGGTGGATCGGGAAGAACATGTTTCTCCATGTTAATGCCATTGTTGCAATGATCTTTTGCTTTTACAATGGTGGGGGTGGGTGTAATCGAAATTTCATTAACATAATGGATGAGTATGTTCTACATTTTTctatctttgttttatttttatttttttaagaatggcATTTGAATATCTCGTAATCTATCTCattaacactttttattttttttcttgtcacgttatatttatattttggtattcaccaaaaaaaaattatatcatcatctATTATACTTatatctttctcttctttttttcctcacTCAAATTGATATTAAATAGCATTTGAGATTTCtcatgtatattattttttattatttgtgagcAGTCTACGTTGCGCGCCCTCTCACGAAAATCTAATCAGAGAAAGAAAGGTAAAAGGGtgttagaattttattttattttttacaaaacgtaaattttgcattaaaaaaaaaagaaagaaatctagTTGGAGATCTAGACTCTTATGGATTTATAATCAGTATATCACACTTTTTTTAACCGATCAAATAATGATAGTTTGTCTTCTAAATATTCAATGAACGAGTTTTCCAAGTTTATTGACTTTCTATCCCATTAGGGTTCACATGCAAATCCACTTCAGTGCTTTATTTCATCCTTGTTAATAGGggtcttcaaaaaaaaaaaattagttcggattgaatcaaattataaccaaatttaaatattaattcttttttttttaaattagtttaaaaaaaatgagtatactattttataaaaatcaatttgatggactgaatacaaaattaattcagTTAATCGAactgatttgaaaaaaataattcaaaaactaaTTCAAAACTAATTCAGTGTTTAAAACttgtttaaaattgattaaaaattaattcaatttagaatatttttttaaaattagttcaattttaaactagtttttaaatcaattcaaactGATTAAAAcagtttaaaactaatttaatttgatttttttacgaAATTAATTTTTACGCACCCCTTACTTGCTAAGTGATCGAAACTACTCTACATATCGTTGCAAGCATATATACATGAACATGATGGTGAGCATGATTCTCGATTTTCATTCGCCTCTTACCCTTCAAATGATTCTTGCTTTTCTTTATCTACCATTCAAGAAATATGCAGCCAATGTCAACattaccttttctttttattttcttcgttttcaattaatctttttatcttttattttattctttatttggtTTCttccttgctttttttttttggaaatttctTCTTGTTTGTAATAagccatttttttatattaaaaactaagTGAGGGCATAAGAAATGCTCACTTAACAAGATAGAAATATATACTTGGGATAAGAAACACACATGTATAATATATTGGATAAAGATGCATTGACACTCCATCCTAATAACACctttaagagagaaagagaagtgcatacataagaaaaatatttcatgaGTTATGATGTGATAAGAAgacataaagaaaaataaaaaatgttggatgatcatatgtttaaattaagtggttgtttatatatcattgttttatacataataagtgatatgatttagtaggaagaatgaagaaaaagaataagtatgatatatatatatatatatatatatatatatatatatatatatatatatatatatatatatatatatatatatatataaaataaatatggatGTCTATATATTACGGCTAATATATTACCCTGCCAGCTGATTACAATCTCCAACCAAAAGCTGATCAAGCGTAATATTAGAACTTAAAACTTACCAATCAGGATCCATTACTATATGTATTTAGACATGTTGCAGGATTATAGAACCAACAAGATAAAGTGACCAAAGTTGCCGTTacatctaaaatttaaaatcgtCCTACATTATACCTCGGTCTCCTTTCAGTCGTTTTGTTTTCGTTATTTTAATAACCAAAGCCATATATATCAAGGAGTGTTTATAGTTGTTTTTCATACACTGTAAAAGAGCTAAACACcaatatccaaacaatgaaaCAAATACTTCTTCCCTTTATCCaccttaattataataaaagtaagATTAACACATCTCACCTGATAAAGTAGTGCATAATACAAATCATATACATCACATCGTTTTGATTTCgttctttaaattttagttataccAACTTCTTGGGTAGATGTTCCTCTACTTGAGGCTGAACACAGAGGATAGAAATGTTGGCGCATGTACAAGAGCAATTGTAAGTATGCTGACTTATCTCGTTGTGAAATGCGAAAAGTCCTTGAATGCATGCAAACTTTGGGTCTCTATGGTTGGAGTTGGTCTTCTTGCTTTAGAAAGCACATTATGTGACTGAGAGTAGAAAGAAGTCGTTAGTGATCATATGTGCATGGCACATTTGAGgagaaattattaattagatgATTTAGAATCACCATATTAAATTGCTCATGTCATATGATTATTAATTGGGACAACACATAATGTGATAGTTCTAAATCACCTAATAATTTATTCACATTTGTGGGTATAATGGTAATTGTGATGAGTGATTAGGTTAGTCTTGTGATATGTGTTTCTCCCAAAAAGGATACTAATTTGGTCTAGGGACAAGGTCTAGGGACAATAATATTTAGACTCTCCAACAATACTAATACTCCATTGTCACCCTCCATTTTTCTCTATTGAAGAAGCTAGATAAACATACGTCTCATTTTTAGGGTGTATGGGTGGAAGGAAGAATGagatagagagagaggaaaagaagagagagagagagagagagagagtgataaatATGATAGACAATGTGatgaaaaatgaagagaaataagaagaaaaatgtgatgaaagtaaaatgaaagagaaagtagatgtattaatatacataaaaatattttcttatttttttcttttgttgcatCATGTTATCAATCGTGTATTTCTCCTCTCTTCCAATATCTCTCAAGGTGGGCACACTTCAAGGAGTgtccaaatatatatatcatttgtcCAAACCATTAGAGTCATCTCATATCAAAGCTAACTAACAATACTGTATTTTAACAATACTTAGTGTTCACAAGCCAAGTTGGATTAAGTGTGACAATGCTCATCACTCCGCACAATCAAAATTTCATTGGCCGGGTTGACTTGGATccaatttatgtaaaaaatattttaacccaACCCAAACCGACTTAGTAAAACATTAGTATTTGGGTTGGATTAATTGGtctaaatattttactttattttaaatttcaaagtaatttaaaaaaagtaaaatacaagTAGAACAATGATCCATATATTTCATAGGTCCAAGTTCACATTCTATTACATTCCAATGCTTGAAAATACAACCAACACAGGATAATCTAACGCATACACCTAgtgtataatttaattaatttgcaaCATTGTGCGGCATAAGTTTTCATCCCAtcctcaaaatcatttttaacctTATACAAGTCATACTTAAAGAATTCTATGGAATTTCTATCACTAATTACTAATAACAatatttgcttttatttttaataataataataataataataataataataataataataataatcaatgaGAATGTCATaaacatttttgttaaaataataacatattcttcaaaagtcatgacccgaTATATATTGAATCTCATGACATTCAAGaacatatataagaaacaactaaaacaagagaaaaattCTTGTCAGTCCCAAATATAAACAAAGTCAagtgtgattaaaaaaaaattctacacaaacaaattaattttaaaataattagtattgaattgttctaaatatattttagttcctTCTAAACaccaaatttgtttttatcccaTGTTTTAAAAGTTCATGTAGTGTTTgtgatttgttttttcttttttcatagaGTTTCTCTATGTAGCTATATGAGGTTACAGTGATCATTTTCCTTCAATGTGTTGACACTAGTAGAATTTATAGATTTAACATTGTCcgattaacattggttttttgaaaaataggtGTTAAGAAGAGcatggtgacatttttgtaaataagtcgagttagttaacatcgattatttaaaaaatcgatgttaacctcatatagttaa
This genomic interval from Glycine max cultivar Williams 82 chromosome 5, Glycine_max_v4.0, whole genome shotgun sequence contains the following:
- the LOC100800816 gene encoding transcription factor HEC1, whose translation is MDVDIVKTSSNNNNMDVMAMMMQMEKFPELFCDPFYTTSYQETDLLSSGSSSTTSASTLFNNNSIVTTTPPPTTTLVDPTPSNVVQFSKIDDLFQHQHQQQPMSQSLQPYPSEKKNSMAAMREMIFRIAVMQPVHIDPESIKPPKRRNVKISKDPQSVAARHRRERISERIRILQRLVPGGTKMDTASMLDEAIHYVKFLKKQVQTLEQAGANTSPHSNTNSPNNHVVGAAGFPLGMSSNYSNNSSVNYSSLLMKGGCQPCQMFGSTSKQLLS